The genome window GTCGGACATGCAAAGTTACCCACGGAAAGTCGGCAGACGAGGAGGCATGATACGACAGCGCCGTCAGCCCCGCGAGCCCACCGGGCGGGCCTGCCATGCCGCGCATCCGCACCCGCATCAAGGCCTTGACTGGATGCTTGTTGACACATTGACAGTACGTCAATACAGTGCCTTCATGCAGCCTCATCAACAACGTCGCAAGGAAGAGAAGGCGCAGCGCCGGGAAAGCATCCTCGACGCCGCCGAACAGGTCTTTGCCCAGAGCGGCTTCGATGCCGCGACCATGGACGATGTCGCCCGCGTCGCCCGCGTATCGCGTGCGCTGGTCTACGTCTATTTCGGCGACAAGCGCGAGCTGCATCTCGCCATCTGCCAGCGCGCCCTCGTCGAGCTTCGCAGCCTCTTCGAAGCCGCCGTCGCCAGTCAGGCGCGCGGCCGCGACCAGCTCGTCGCCATCGGTCGCAGCTACATGCGCTTCGCCGACAGCCATCCCTGCTACTTCCAGGCGCTGTCGCGCTACGAGGCCACCGAGGCCACCGAGGCCGAAGCCTGCGGCGGCGAAGACGCGACGCAGGACGCCGTCATGACCGCCGGCCGCGCCGTCCACGCCGTCACGGTCGCAGCCATCGAGCAGGGCATGCGCGACGGCAGCCTCCGGAGCGACATCGCCAATCCCATGCACATGGCCATGACGATGTGGGGCTTCACGCACGGCGTGCTGCAGATCGCGCAGCACAAGAGCTTCATGCTCGAACGCGAGGGCCTGAGCCCTGCCGCCTTCCTGGACCAGGCGGCCGAACTCGCCGCCCGCGCACTGGAGCCGACGACATGAGCGCCCGCATCCTGGCCGCCGGCCTGCTTCTGCTGCTCGCCTCCGCTGCACCCGCGTCGGGCGAGGACACGCAGCTCGACGCCTACGTCCGCGAAGCCCTGCGCCACAACCCGGTCATGGAAGCCGGCATGCAGGCCCTGCTCGCCCGCGACCTCGAGCGGCGCAGCGCGCGCGCCCGTCGCCTGCCCAGCCTCGACTTCTCGGCGCGCTACAGCCGCCAGACCGGTGGGCGCAGCATCGACTTCCCCGCCGGCCAGCTCTTCAACCCGATCCACGCCACCCTCAACGATCTGCTCGCCGACCGCGGCGATCCGCCGATGTTTCCCACCGACGTACAGGACATCGAGGAGCCGCTGCTGCGCTCGCGCGAACAGGACACTCGCCTGCAGCTGCGCGCGCCGCTCTACGCCCCAGAGCTGGGCGCTGCCATCGCCGCCGCCGTCGCCGAAACGCGTGCCGAAAGCGCACGACTGGAAGCCACCGCGCGCAACCTGGTGCGCGAGGTCAAGCGCGCCTATTTCGCCGCCGCGCGCTCGGCCGCCGCCGAGGACATTCTCGAGGCCAGCCGCGGGCTGCTCGCCGAGGACGAGCGCATCGCCAGGGTACTGCTGCGCGAAGGCAGCGCCACCGAGGACCGCGTGCTGCGCGCCCGCGCCGAGGTGCTGGCCGTGGAGCAGCGGCTGGATGCCGCCCGGGCGCGCACGCGCCAGGCACGCCGTCAGCTCGCACGACTGCTGGATCGTGACGACAGCTCCGACTTGGTGCTACCGGAGGTCGCCCCGGAGACCCTGCTCACCCAGGAGCTTCCGGCCAGTGAAGCGCTACCGTCAGCGGAATACGAAATCCCGCCGCGCCCGGAGCTGGAACGCCTCTCCAGCGCCGTCGAGGCAGCGGAGGCCGGTGCCGACGCCCGCCGCGCGCAGAGCCTGCCGCAGCTCAGCCTGGCCGCCGACTATGGCATCGAGGGCGAGGATTATCGGCTGTCGCGCGATGCCGACTTCGCCACGGTCTCGCTGGTGCTGCAATGGAATCTCTTCGACTTCGGCGCGCGCCGCGCCAGCCGCGACGCCGCCGCCGCCGAGGCCGCCCGCCTGCGCGCCGAGCGTGCCGATCTCGAAGCCACGCTGCGCCAGGCACTGACGTCAGCGCGTGAAGACCTGGCCGTGGCGCGCCGTGCCCAGGCCACCGCCGCCGCGCGCGTCGAGGCCGCCGAGGCCGCCTTCCGCATCGCCGAGCGCAAGCGCGAGGAGAACAGCTTGTCGCAAGTGGCATTCCTCGACGCCGAGCGCGCCCTCACCGAAGCGCGCCTGAATCTCGTCATCAGCCATTTCGCGCTACGCGATCAGCGCGCGGAAGTCGAGCTGGTCAGTGCGGGCTACCCCCTGCCACCGCTGCCGCTCACCGCCCCGGAGCCCCGGAAATGAAGGCCTTACCGACTCTCGCCCCAGCACCCTCTCGCCTGCTCGCGCTGGCCGTGGCCACGCTCGTGCTCGTTGCATGTGCCGAGACGCCCGAACCTCAGCCCGATCCGGCACGCGCCGTGCGCGTGGCCGTCCCCGAAACCGCGCCGGCGGCGCCGCCGATCGAGGTGATCGGACGGCTGGCGCTGCGCGATGAACAGCAGCTCGCCTTCCGCGTGGCCGGCATCGTCGATGAAGTGAATGTGCGCGCGGGCGAGAAGGTGAGCGCCCAGCAGGTGCTGGCGCGGCTGGATACCACCGATGTCGACGCCGCCGTCGAGGAGGCCGAGGCGGCCACGGAAAAGGCGCGCCGCGACTACGAGCGCGGCGAGCGCCTGCACGCCGACAATGTCATCACGCAGACCCAGCTCGACGATCTCGCCACCGCGCTGGAGGTAGCGCGCTCGCAACTGGCACGCGCCCGCTTCAACCAGCGCCACGCCGTCATCCGCGCGCCCGCCGACGGTGTCGTGCTGCAGCGCATGGTCGAGCCGAACGAGACAGTGGCCGGCGGCCAGCCCGTGCTGGCCGTGGGCGCCGACGGCGGCGGTTTTGTGCTCGACGCGGCGCTGCCCGACGCCGAAGCGCTGCGCGTCGCGCTCTCCGATCCGGCCACGATCCGCATCGACGCGCTGCCCGATACCCGCATCGAAGGCGCGGTCAGCGAGCTCGGCCAGCGCGCCGATCCGCGCACCGGCACCTTCGACGTCGAGGTCGCGCTGCAGGCCCGGGCCGAACAGGCCCTTGCCAGCGGTCTCGTCGCCCGCGCCCGCATCCTTCCGGCCGACAGCCGCGAAGCCACGCACAGCCGCATCCCGCTGTCAGCGCTGGTGGAAGGCGACGCCGAGGGCGTGCTGATCTTCCTGATCGACGACGGTGGCGAGCGTGTGCGCGCCCGCGAGGTCCGCGTGCGCTGGTTCGACGACGACGGCGCCGTGCTCGAGCAGCCGCTGCCCGAGGGCGCGCGCGTCGTGAGCATCGGCGCCGGCTTCCTGCGCGACGGCGAAGCCGTGCGCGTCATCGAAGACTAATCGAGACCAGGCCACCACCATGCGCCTCACCGAATTCGCGGTCCGCAACCCGGCCTTCATGCTGGTGGCCTTCGGCCTGCTGGTGGCCATCGGCGTCAGCAGCTGGCAGCAGATTCCGCGCACCGAGGATCCGGTCTTCGACATCTCGGCCTATCGCGTCATCGCCGTCTACCCCGGCGCCGACGCATTGGAGGTCGAGCGCCGGCTGGTCGAGCCCATCGAGGACGCGCTGAACACCCTCGACGACGTCAAGATCATCGCCGGCAGCGCCGACGATTCGCTGGGCAATGTGCGCGCGGAGTTCGAGGTCGGCGTCGACACCGATCGCACCTTCGACGCCATCAACCGCGAGATCGACCTGCTGCGGCCGGACTTTCCGGAGGGTGTGGCGCGCGTCGAGGTCAAGCGCATCAACCCCGGCCTGGTCAACATCGTGCAGCTCGGGCTGGTCTCCGAGAACGCGCCCTGGCAGCTGCTGGAGGACACCGCCGAGGATCTGAAGGACCGGCTGGAGGCCATCGCCCCGGTCAAGGACGTCGAGATCCAGGGCCTGCCCGAGCGCGAGCTGCGCGTCGAGATCGATCCCGGCCGGCTGGCCGCTACCGGCATCGCCGCCACACAGGTACACGAGGCCGTGGCGGCGCGAGCGCGCAACCTGCCCGGCGGATCGGTGGATGTTGGCAACAGGCGCTTCAACCTGCGCAGCAGCGGCGAGGTCGATGCCCTGGCGGAACTGCGCGAGACCGTGCTCGTGGCCGACGGCCAGCGCATGGTGCGCGTCGGCGACGTCGCGCGCGTGGCCTGGGATTACGGCCCGGAGCGGCACACCGCACGGCTGGACGGCGAGCGCGCGATCTACGTGCTGGCCAACCAGCGCGAGGAACGCAACGCCATCGACACGCGCGAGCTGATCTGGGCCGCGCTCGACGACTTCGAGGCGGAGCTGCCGCGCGGCGTCACCCTGGTGCGCGCCTTCGACCAGTCGCGCAACGTCGCCGCGCGACTCGGGCGACTGACCACGGACTTCCTGATCGCGCTGATCGCGGTCTCCTTCACGCTGCTGCCGCTGGGCTTCCGCTCGGCGGGGCTGGTCATGGTCTCGATCCCCCTGTCGCTGGCCATGGGGCTGTCGGCGCTCTATTTCACCGGCTTCACCCTCAACCAGCTCTCCATCGCCGGCTTCGTGGTTGCCCTCGGCCTGCTGGTCGATGACTCCATCGTCGTCACCGAGAACATCTCGCGCTATCTGCGTCTCGGCCACGAGCGCACGGAGGCGGCGCTGCTGGCCACGCGCCAGATCACGCTGGCGGTGCTGGGCAGCACGGCCACGCTGCTCTTCGCCTTCCTGCCGCTGCTGGCGCTGCCCGGCGAGGCCGGCAACTTCATCCGCGGCCTGCCGCTGGCGGTGGTATTCACCGTCACCGCCTCGCTGCTGGTGGCGCTGACCATCATCCCCTTCCTCGCCAGCCGCGCGCTGCCGCGACAGGTCGATGCCGAGGGCAACGTCATTCTGCGCACGATCATGCGCTTCATTCACGGCGTCTACCGGCCG of Algiphilus aromaticivorans DG1253 contains these proteins:
- a CDS encoding efflux RND transporter periplasmic adaptor subunit, whose product is MKALPTLAPAPSRLLALAVATLVLVACAETPEPQPDPARAVRVAVPETAPAAPPIEVIGRLALRDEQQLAFRVAGIVDEVNVRAGEKVSAQQVLARLDTTDVDAAVEEAEAATEKARRDYERGERLHADNVITQTQLDDLATALEVARSQLARARFNQRHAVIRAPADGVVLQRMVEPNETVAGGQPVLAVGADGGGFVLDAALPDAEALRVALSDPATIRIDALPDTRIEGAVSELGQRADPRTGTFDVEVALQARAEQALASGLVARARILPADSREATHSRIPLSALVEGDAEGVLIFLIDDGGERVRAREVRVRWFDDDGAVLEQPLPEGARVVSIGAGFLRDGEAVRVIED
- a CDS encoding TolC family protein; its protein translation is MSARILAAGLLLLLASAAPASGEDTQLDAYVREALRHNPVMEAGMQALLARDLERRSARARRLPSLDFSARYSRQTGGRSIDFPAGQLFNPIHATLNDLLADRGDPPMFPTDVQDIEEPLLRSREQDTRLQLRAPLYAPELGAAIAAAVAETRAESARLEATARNLVREVKRAYFAAARSAAAEDILEASRGLLAEDERIARVLLREGSATEDRVLRARAEVLAVEQRLDAARARTRQARRQLARLLDRDDSSDLVLPEVAPETLLTQELPASEALPSAEYEIPPRPELERLSSAVEAAEAGADARRAQSLPQLSLAADYGIEGEDYRLSRDADFATVSLVLQWNLFDFGARRASRDAAAAEAARLRAERADLEATLRQALTSAREDLAVARRAQATAAARVEAAEAAFRIAERKREENSLSQVAFLDAERALTEARLNLVISHFALRDQRAEVELVSAGYPLPPLPLTAPEPRK
- a CDS encoding TetR/AcrR family transcriptional regulator, coding for MQPHQQRRKEEKAQRRESILDAAEQVFAQSGFDAATMDDVARVARVSRALVYVYFGDKRELHLAICQRALVELRSLFEAAVASQARGRDQLVAIGRSYMRFADSHPCYFQALSRYEATEATEAEACGGEDATQDAVMTAGRAVHAVTVAAIEQGMRDGSLRSDIANPMHMAMTMWGFTHGVLQIAQHKSFMLEREGLSPAAFLDQAAELAARALEPTT
- a CDS encoding efflux RND transporter permease subunit, which gives rise to MRLTEFAVRNPAFMLVAFGLLVAIGVSSWQQIPRTEDPVFDISAYRVIAVYPGADALEVERRLVEPIEDALNTLDDVKIIAGSADDSLGNVRAEFEVGVDTDRTFDAINREIDLLRPDFPEGVARVEVKRINPGLVNIVQLGLVSENAPWQLLEDTAEDLKDRLEAIAPVKDVEIQGLPERELRVEIDPGRLAATGIAATQVHEAVAARARNLPGGSVDVGNRRFNLRSSGEVDALAELRETVLVADGQRMVRVGDVARVAWDYGPERHTARLDGERAIYVLANQREERNAIDTRELIWAALDDFEAELPRGVTLVRAFDQSRNVAARLGRLTTDFLIALIAVSFTLLPLGFRSAGLVMVSIPLSLAMGLSALYFTGFTLNQLSIAGFVVALGLLVDDSIVVTENISRYLRLGHERTEAALLATRQITLAVLGSTATLLFAFLPLLALPGEAGNFIRGLPLAVVFTVTASLLVALTIIPFLASRALPRQVDAEGNVILRTIMRFIHGVYRPMLKAALRHRALTMTLSLGAVVAAVATIPGIVGLAMFPKADTPQALVQISLPDGANRQATDRVLRKVESILLEQEEVDHVMANLGRGNAQIYYNIFQREIAPNYAEIFLQLKEFDGGRTPVFYERMRDRFADIAGADIVLREFENGPPTEAPIALRALGRDLDELRRLAAEIEDVMRDTPGVRDIVNAQRRQRLDLALDIDEQRIGLLGVDPLTLDATVATALAGQPAGRVFNDRGDDYPIIVRAPLTEAPKLSALEGLHVPARDGTQIPLRQLADIELAASPARIEREQRQRAAMVTAFTEPGYNTEELTWDIVERVRALDWPPGYSLDIAGEVESREEAFGGLGTAILVAVFGVLAVLILEFGSFRSMLIVAGVVPLGIMGGLLALLFTSNPVSFTAMIGFIALIGIEIKNSILLVDFTNLLRRQGKPLMEAVVEAGEIRFLPILLTTSTAVAGLMALALADSALYSPLAWVIIGGLISSTLIGRLVTPVMYTLLPPPITPSEESLPSHV